ATTAGATTTCAAGAATTTACAAtcaaaagcatatatatatatatatatatatatatgtgtgtgtgtgtgtttttaagGGGTGTTTGGTAGgtaaaaaatttgtatttttcaagAATCCTAAATTggtagaatgaaaagaaaaatctcttTCCAAACATTCTCTTAGATTTAATtgggttaattttttattttcaattttaaaattattaaaaattaaatccaaTTTCAATCTTGCtttgagttttgaaattttagaaattattataagtgagaaatggataaaataattaaaaaagtaagaaaaaaaaaaacactgagaatcatcatcatcatcgatTAGTTCCTCTTGATTCCCTTTCTCTCTGGCTTCTACATCCATCGCCACACCGCCGACCACGTCCTCCACCGCCTCTCACCTCCGACAATGAAGACAACGATCAAAGCGGATTTGAGACGACGACAAAGAAGCAGAAACAAATGTCCAGGTCTGTCAATGACTGCTCCAATGCTccaatgtattaaaataattttcaaataattatatttttgatattCCACCATTAAATTGAACTCCCGTTAGTTTATAATCTTGATTATTAAAACGAGAGTttacccttttcttttttaaaaaatattttactgacAATTCActtaaatttaactatttttttcaaaaatatttaaaaattgtctTGCCATGCACGTGAGACAGATCATAGATGATAGGAGTCACCGATAACACCAATTATGAATGGATCCAACAACTTAAGAAGGACCATGGATATATGTATATACTATATAGCACGACAAGGTGATGGTGCCCTATAATTGCATTAGTCCCAATTTTTTAAGTCTCTCAACTAACTTTATGTCACTCATAAATAAATGTGACTCAAGACTTCTGATTTGGACATTTGTTTGACCCGCaattaaagcattttttttaatcttaactaCTTTTTCAATATGcatttctaaattctaatgtTAGTAGACaagttgtttttaatattttatagattAGAATGAAACAATTGATAggtaaaaatattctttttattggGTCGATGATCAAATAGTGATATGTTTCATAATACACCCTTACTTATTATGTAAGGCTACTTCGTTCTGAATCCCTGATGcatcaagaaaataaaagttttgcGTGGTTTCTTAATAGTCGAGGCAACTTCTTGTACCAAACAAATGAGAGCAATTATATTCAGTTATCACAGGCCCCCAAATGCAACATAGTGCTTTAGGACATTTACTTTAATGTCTTGCAAAGAATtataactaatattatattttcatatttgaagTTGAGCAACTGTTTGAAAGTAGAGCTTCTTActgaatttaatttctatccTACATGTTACAAAAGTATTAGTCATTGTAAAGAAGAAAaactattgtttttaaaaaaggaatatattattttttaaaaaaatattttttactcttaataGTAATACCTCCACtaagttaaataatatttttttatgctgacaaaaaaataatatttttttgctgaataaGAACATCAATAAAGGGTAATTTAGTCAAGTACCATTACATTTTCTGAAATTATGGAAGGTCAATATCATCTTTCACCTCTTCAAACATCAAAATTCCAATTATTAAATACTAAATCAAATAAAGTTCCAATCAGAACAAATGAACTTTACAAAACAAAGGTGATAATGAGAAGACAGGCAAAGAATTTGGTAAAAGTCAGTGTTTTATAACTGTAGAAGTTATGTGAATATGTTAAAAGTTGAAACAACTTGGCTGAATTGGGTTTGAACAGGCAAAGCAGTTGCATTAAATATAGTCAAAACAATCAAGGCTAACATGACAAAAAATTTGAAGGAAATTATATTTGGTGAAATGCACAAAATATCCCTTAACATATTTAGTATTTGGTGTAATACTACAACAATATGTATTATGTCTtggaatcaaatcaaaatttgtttggATATTGTAGTAGTAACGGTGGTAGCAATAATGATTGTTCGGTGGTGCTGATGAAGCTAAGGTCAGCAAATTTGGCGTTGGTGAAGGCATGCACTCAAACGATGGCATATTCTTGGTTGGTTTCGAGAACCCCTAAGCACCAATAAATagcttgaaaagaaaatgatataattatcataataagTCAAAAACCAAACTGGTTTTATTCTATATAGCCTGAAGCTCATTCAATGAAATTTAGAGGTTTAGAGaaacttatcaaaatttaaatggaAGCACATCGTTCAGTTATTTTAATCCCATATATCTAATTCAAGAAAACCACCATAACATGGATACTTGATATATCTATAATATCTCTTTTTACTTCTCACAATTCTTGCAAGAAAACCACCATTGAAACAGACCAAACATGAACGATTAAAGGAAGAGTAACAGACTGATCAGCCGCTTGAAAATGGCCAAACTCAAAAGTCAACAAGAAAACTTAGATTTTGTTGAATGCAACAATGTCACAGCTCTGGATATACTCGTTGCATGGCTCAACTGTCAAGCGTTCCTCAACAAGAGTGTCCACTGATACAAGGTCATCAACAATAGTCATCATGATCTGCAACTTCTTGATACCATATCCCACGGGAACTAGTTTGGCTGTACCAATTGAAACAAacattttagataaaatataattttgaaagaaGTTAAATGCATCAAATATGCAAAAGTTTATGAAAATTTCATACATGCTCCCCACAATAAACCAGGCATCTCAATACTACGGACAGCCTCTTCCAGCTTCTTCATGTCGGTCTCATCGTCCCAAGGCTTAACATCGAGAAGGACAGAAGACTTGCCACCTATAAAATGTCAATTAAGTCACAGTGTCAAACGCTTTCAGCAAGAAAATAAGATCTAGCGATAAGAAAATAGTCCATGtgagaaattaagaaaatagaatCAAATTTGACCTATTATTAATCTACCATATAACAAGACATTCCTACTTTCCCCAAATAACTATGCAATTTTAGGTCGAATAGACAAATTCAAGTATGGCTTCTatcaatattatatttctaGGAATTGAGAAATGTTTCATGGaccaaaaattacaatttacagTCAGGAGACTTAAAGCGTACTCTCTTTTTTCTTGGCAGGCTTTTTAGCAGCCTCCCTTTCCTCTGCTGCCTTCTTATCCTCCTCTGTCTCATCACCAAAGAGATcaagatcatcatcatcttcttcagcaGTGGCAGCCTGACAAATTCAAACAAATCCCAATGATCAAATTAGTTGAATTAGTTCACTTAGCAGCTTCAGTACAACCACAATAATATCTTACATTTCACAATAAGTATATCTGTACACTATAAAGTCAAAAgtctatttatataattttacaatacAAGTACTTCCATtcatttcaatattattatCATAGATAACAACAATTTCACTTAGTAATCACATCATGATGAATTCAATCAAAACTGCTACTACTCTGCATGGGGTATAAAACTCAAGTAACTATCTCAAGTCAAAAGCAAATTATAGTGTTATTCAACTCTAAAATGAGCCTTCAATGTTGCAATCTTGGCTAATACTTATAACGTTCAGGAACTATATAGTAAACATGTTATGTTACATATGAATATGGTTACATAATCAAGCTCTGTTCTTTCTTAAACTCAATATCAAAGTACTTCAAGTCAGTTGTTCACCCAAATGGATTATTTGATTTCAAATTCACATATTATAAAGTCATTGGTTCAATCAGTGATCAAGTGCCCTGAACTAGTCTAATAACATTGCATGGGATCATGACTGGGGCTGAttgcataaaatttaaatgcGGAAAATCCAGATAaaaaatcacacacacacatatagaaAGAGAGAGACAATGGTTGTCAGCATCGTCCATTTCTTTTAGACCAAGATTCTCTACATTCAATTTTAATGCAGTCAACTCTGCAGTCATGATCCCGCAGCTCaagtttctttaatttatatttcatttatgaaatttgaaaaacaaaatagccAGTAATGATTCTACTTTCACACACTGATTGCAGGCAATCTCCACTTCCTATCTCTTATATGAACTAACTGGAGCAGAATTGCCTGCTGTCAGAACAGCAACTGCAAGTGCAAGGTCCTGCAGTCATAATCCAAtggcttaaatttttttagcataCATTTATCAACCTTTTTAATGTATGAAAATAAACTTAACATTTCTACTGAGCTACTCATTCCCATACGTCCCTCATAATAGCAATATGCATGGCAATCAATCACCCCCAAACAGCCACACTCTTATTAAGATAAGATAAGGCTTTTGCTATTAGTTTCCTATTAAGTATTAACAACAAATTCCGTATAACTttcacatattttaatataaattaaaagtctAGCTATCGAGCGccctaaattactaaaaaagTCAAATACTAAATGATACATACATGCATTTTCAATATAACAAacgatttttagaaaaaaggcaacaacaaaatataaaattaaggaaaaagcATACCGCTTTGGCAGGTGCAGCTTCAGCTGGAGCAGCAGCGCCACTGAATCTTACCCCTTGAGCGTGCCCAGGGAAGCTactcaaataaaaatggaaattaacaaaaatcaaaattcgcAAAAtctaataaagaaaaacaaaactataatttgcagcaggaaaaaaaaagtgagagagGAACAAACCTTGGAGCAAGTTGAGAAGAGACGGCATCGTACCACTTAGCAGCATTAGGAAAAGAGTCTCCTGGCTTTTCCACAACAGCTGCATACACTTTGATATCATCCTTTGTCAATTGATCCCTGAACTCGAAAACCCACACACAGATTCAATAACCCAAA
The genomic region above belongs to Glycine max cultivar Williams 82 chromosome 14, Glycine_max_v4.0, whole genome shotgun sequence and contains:
- the LOC100816855 gene encoding elongation factor 1-beta 2, producing the protein MAVTFSDPHTEEGIKSLDQFLSGKTYISGDQLTKDDIKVYAAVVEKPGDSFPNAAKWYDAVSSQLAPSFPGHAQGVRFSGAAAPAEAAPAKAAATAEEDDDDLDLFGDETEEDKKAAEEREAAKKPAKKKESGKSSVLLDVKPWDDETDMKKLEEAVRSIEMPGLLWGASKLVPVGYGIKKLQIMMTIVDDLVSVDTLVEERLTVEPCNEYIQSCDIVAFNKI